Proteins encoded by one window of Streptomyces clavuligerus:
- a CDS encoding UDP-glucose dehydrogenase family protein translates to MALKITVIGTGYLGATHAAAMAELGFEVLGLDVVPEKIAMLSAGRVPMYEPGLEELLTRHVAGLPGSSGRLRFTSSWDEVAAFGDVHFVCVNTPQKHGEYACDMSYVDAAFASLAPLLTRPALVVGKSTVPVGSADRLARLLAEQAPGDGVELAWNPEFLREGFAVEDTLRPDRIVVGVTSERAEKLLREVYATPIAGGSPLVVTDYPTAELVKTSANSFLATKISFINAMAEVCEAAGGDVQKLAEALGHDDRIGAKFLRAGIGFGGGCLPKDIRAFMARAGELGVDQALTFLREVDSINMRRRGHMVELAREAVGGSFLGKRVAVLGAAFKPDSDDVRDSPALNVAGQIHLQGGQVTVYDPKGMANARQLFPTLGYAPSAREAVRGADVVLHLTEWREFRELDPAELGQEVAGRIMLDGRNALDPARWREAGWVYRAMGRPGA, encoded by the coding sequence ATGGCCCTCAAGATCACTGTGATCGGTACCGGATACCTCGGTGCCACGCACGCGGCGGCCATGGCGGAGCTGGGCTTCGAAGTACTGGGCCTCGATGTCGTCCCCGAGAAGATCGCCATGCTCTCGGCGGGCCGGGTGCCGATGTACGAGCCCGGTCTCGAAGAGCTGCTGACCCGGCATGTCGCCGGTCTGCCCGGCTCCAGCGGGCGGCTGAGGTTCACCTCTTCGTGGGACGAGGTCGCCGCGTTCGGCGATGTCCACTTCGTCTGTGTGAACACCCCGCAGAAGCACGGCGAGTACGCCTGCGACATGTCGTACGTCGACGCCGCCTTCGCCTCGCTCGCCCCGCTGCTGACCCGGCCCGCGCTGGTCGTCGGCAAGTCGACCGTGCCGGTCGGCAGCGCGGACCGGCTGGCGCGGCTGCTCGCGGAGCAGGCCCCGGGCGACGGCGTGGAACTGGCCTGGAACCCGGAGTTCCTGCGGGAGGGCTTCGCGGTCGAGGACACCCTGCGTCCGGACCGGATCGTCGTCGGTGTGACGAGCGAACGCGCCGAGAAGCTGCTCCGCGAGGTCTATGCGACCCCGATCGCCGGGGGCTCCCCCCTCGTCGTCACCGACTATCCGACGGCGGAACTGGTGAAGACCTCCGCCAACTCCTTCCTGGCCACCAAGATCTCGTTCATCAACGCCATGGCCGAGGTCTGCGAGGCCGCGGGCGGCGATGTGCAGAAGCTCGCCGAGGCCCTCGGGCACGACGACCGCATCGGCGCGAAGTTCCTGCGCGCCGGGATCGGCTTCGGCGGCGGCTGTCTGCCGAAGGACATCCGCGCCTTCATGGCCCGCGCCGGTGAGCTGGGCGTCGACCAGGCGCTGACCTTCCTGCGCGAGGTCGACTCGATCAATATGCGGCGCCGCGGCCATATGGTCGAGCTGGCCCGCGAGGCCGTCGGCGGCTCCTTCCTCGGCAAGCGGGTCGCCGTCCTGGGCGCCGCCTTCAAGCCCGACTCGGACGATGTGCGCGACTCCCCCGCGCTGAACGTCGCCGGGCAGATCCACCTCCAGGGCGGCCAGGTGACGGTGTACGACCCGAAGGGCATGGCCAACGCCCGGCAGCTCTTCCCCACGCTCGGCTACGCGCCGTCCGCGCGGGAGGCCGTGCGCGGCGCCGATGTGGTGCTGCATCTGACCGAGTGGCGCGAGTTCCGCGAGCTGGACCCGGCGGAGCTGGGCCAGGAGGTCGCCGGACGGATCATGCTGGACGGCCGCAACGCCCTGGACCCGGCGCGCTGGCGCGAGGCGGGCTGGGTCTACCGCGCGATGGGGCGCCCGGGCGCCTGA
- a CDS encoding CGNR zinc finger domain-containing protein, with the protein MNGRAAAPGGLALVESLVNTLDVESGTDTLDTPTGRAPFGLTGDGLAAARELREALRAACLAHAGHPPPPGAPTPADLDRLLTGAPLRLAVAADGTAALTAVTPGTLLARVAEAIAAAAADGTWPRLKACEAETCRWAYYDRSPAARRRWCSMSVCGARAKMRTYRARRA; encoded by the coding sequence ATGAACGGGCGGGCAGCCGCCCCCGGCGGACTGGCGCTGGTTGAGTCGCTGGTGAACACCCTGGACGTCGAGAGCGGCACGGACACCCTGGACACCCCCACCGGGCGCGCCCCCTTCGGCCTCACCGGGGACGGCCTCGCCGCCGCCCGCGAACTGCGCGAGGCCCTGCGCGCGGCCTGCCTGGCCCACGCGGGCCACCCCCCGCCCCCCGGCGCCCCCACCCCGGCCGACCTGGACCGGCTGCTGACGGGCGCCCCGCTGCGCCTCGCCGTCGCCGCCGACGGCACGGCGGCCCTGACGGCGGTGACCCCCGGCACCCTGCTCGCCCGCGTCGCCGAAGCGATCGCCGCCGCGGCGGCCGACGGCACCTGGCCCCGCCTCAAGGCGTGCGAGGCCGAGACCTGCCGCTGGGCGTACTACGACCGCAGCCCGGCCGCCCGCCGCCGCTGGTGCTCGATGTCGGTGTGCGGCGCCCGCGCGAAGATGCGGACGTACCGGGCGCGGCGGGCCTGA
- a CDS encoding helix-turn-helix domain-containing protein — MDDVAEYLGKPKGWVYANWKPRGIPFRKVGQALRCRPAALEEWVDDQN; from the coding sequence GTGGACGACGTGGCCGAATACTTGGGTAAGCCCAAGGGGTGGGTATACGCGAACTGGAAGCCCAGGGGTATTCCGTTCCGGAAGGTGGGTCAGGCGCTCCGCTGCCGCCCGGCCGCCTTGGAAGAATGGGTTGACGACCAGAACTGA
- a CDS encoding Lsr2 family DNA-binding protein, which translates to MRRTVLVPVLKTLCDAHIARDGSEEDATATLTLGERAWDLCGEHQATFSRYLTDALGTGADDDHVPDDDTTGEPDPVIETEPEADRACEADADDGAGPEPVRSVMIAGEVPGYEWDTAREAVRNLGYEVVGRADDSTVLLILGEGGERNGTKLRDAAERGIPCMDVRAPGRFRDAVRAGRFTGGDPLPQPAKVDRSGMSERERNRLIRSWARGQGYTVPSQGRIPMGVRHAYETAHRNAPEGKAAAA; encoded by the coding sequence ATGCGTAGGACCGTTCTCGTGCCCGTTCTGAAGACCCTGTGCGACGCTCACATAGCGCGGGACGGGAGCGAGGAAGACGCCACGGCGACCCTGACCCTGGGAGAGCGCGCGTGGGACCTGTGTGGGGAGCATCAGGCGACGTTCAGCCGCTACCTGACGGATGCCCTGGGGACAGGGGCGGACGACGACCACGTTCCAGACGACGACACAACCGGAGAACCGGACCCCGTCATCGAGACGGAGCCGGAAGCGGACAGAGCCTGTGAGGCGGACGCCGACGATGGTGCCGGACCGGAACCGGTGCGGTCCGTGATGATCGCCGGTGAGGTACCCGGGTACGAGTGGGACACGGCCCGTGAGGCCGTGCGGAACCTCGGGTACGAAGTGGTGGGGCGCGCGGACGACAGCACGGTTCTGCTCATCCTGGGTGAGGGTGGGGAGCGCAACGGAACCAAGCTGCGGGACGCGGCGGAGCGCGGCATCCCGTGCATGGACGTCCGGGCACCGGGCCGGTTCCGTGACGCGGTACGGGCTGGACGGTTCACGGGCGGTGACCCGCTTCCGCAGCCTGCCAAGGTGGACCGGTCGGGGATGAGTGAGCGGGAGCGCAACCGGCTGATCCGGTCGTGGGCCCGTGGCCAGGGATACACCGTTCCTTCCCAGGGGCGCATCCCGATGGGCGTGCGGCACGCCTACGAGACAGCTCACCGGAACGCCCCGGAGGGAAAAGCGGCAGCGGCCTGA
- a CDS encoding tyrosine-type recombinase/integrase, translating into MAKAWIARSTDDPKKWTTFWYDPDGKQRQKSFGTKTRADDHRKKKERELDAGTYLDDRLGKQPVTAVWEQWTNQRKLENSTKKQYRSIQRTTLEPFFKARTIVSLKVADIEQWLLWMETDRKLSARTRRQRFSFFSGMMEWAVVNEIIGRNPCKRIKHAGSRAKEIREHKSKARRLTTREVLAMLNGAPTRYRAMLWLMAGCGLRLGEAMAVSRDQIDFKGEVLRVDFQIAEDGESESGKNSALQRRHVKARDKEEPGRVVPLPPNVAFELRRHIKSHGVWGPERLLFPNVSRTGYLYASYFYRQIWLAALTKGDVAYCKPHAMRHYYGSRLLYAGVPENDVADWMGHSSTDVLREHYHYIFEGAEQRGRAAIATMLTPGADDPTEQAEAA; encoded by the coding sequence ATGGCAAAGGCATGGATAGCGCGCTCCACGGACGATCCGAAGAAGTGGACAACCTTCTGGTACGACCCGGACGGCAAGCAGCGGCAGAAGTCGTTCGGGACGAAGACACGCGCCGACGACCACCGGAAGAAGAAGGAGCGGGAGCTAGACGCCGGAACCTACCTGGACGACAGGCTTGGGAAGCAGCCAGTGACGGCGGTCTGGGAGCAGTGGACGAATCAAAGGAAGCTGGAGAACAGCACGAAGAAGCAGTACCGGTCGATCCAGAGGACGACTCTGGAACCGTTCTTCAAGGCCCGCACCATCGTGTCCCTGAAGGTGGCCGACATCGAGCAGTGGCTGTTGTGGATGGAGACGGACCGCAAGCTGTCAGCGCGGACCAGGCGCCAGCGGTTCTCCTTCTTCTCCGGGATGATGGAGTGGGCTGTCGTCAACGAGATCATCGGGCGCAACCCCTGCAAAAGAATCAAGCACGCAGGCAGTCGCGCCAAGGAGATTCGCGAGCACAAGAGCAAGGCTCGGCGGCTCACAACGCGTGAGGTCCTGGCAATGCTCAACGGGGCTCCGACCCGCTATCGGGCGATGCTGTGGCTGATGGCCGGGTGTGGGCTCCGGCTGGGGGAAGCCATGGCCGTCTCGCGGGATCAGATCGACTTCAAGGGCGAAGTCCTGCGCGTGGACTTCCAGATCGCGGAGGACGGCGAGAGTGAGTCCGGCAAGAACAGCGCGCTACAGCGGCGGCACGTCAAGGCCCGCGACAAGGAGGAGCCGGGACGTGTAGTCCCCCTACCGCCCAACGTCGCGTTCGAGCTGCGGCGGCACATCAAGAGCCACGGAGTGTGGGGACCGGAACGCCTGCTCTTCCCCAACGTCTCCCGCACGGGCTACCTCTACGCCTCGTACTTCTACCGGCAGATCTGGCTTGCAGCCCTGACGAAGGGGGATGTGGCGTACTGCAAGCCACACGCCATGCGGCATTACTACGGCTCGCGGCTGCTCTACGCGGGTGTCCCTGAGAACGACGTGGCCGACTGGATGGGTCACAGCTCCACGGACGTACTGCGGGAGCACTACCACTACATCTTCGAGGGGGCGGAACAGCGTGGACGGGCAGCCATCGCCACCATGCTGACGCCCGGCGCGGACGATCCCACCGAGCAGGCTGAAGCAGCCTGA
- a CDS encoding VOC family protein produces the protein MAIATLESVVLDCPDPQALAAFYRRLLGGEIHVDDSGWVELVGHGGTSLAFQSAPGHTPPTWPADGVPQQAHLDLRVPSLDAAEPEVLALGAKPLDAEAPGRTWRVYADPAGHPFCLVGRP, from the coding sequence ATGGCCATAGCGACGCTGGAATCCGTCGTCCTCGACTGTCCCGACCCCCAGGCGCTCGCCGCGTTCTACCGGCGGCTGCTCGGCGGCGAGATCCACGTCGACGACAGCGGCTGGGTGGAGCTGGTGGGCCACGGGGGCACCTCGCTGGCCTTCCAGTCCGCCCCCGGGCACACCCCGCCCACCTGGCCCGCGGACGGCGTTCCGCAGCAGGCGCACCTCGATCTGCGGGTGCCCTCGCTGGACGCGGCCGAGCCCGAGGTGCTGGCCCTCGGGGCGAAGCCGCTGGACGCGGAGGCGCCCGGACGGACCTGGCGGGTCTACGCCGACCCGGCCGGGCACCCCTTCTGCCTCGTCGGCCGGCCCTGA
- a CDS encoding acyl-CoA dehydrogenase family protein, with product MAGSTGKPDFDLYRTSEEHDALRDAIRSLAEAKIAPYAAAVDEEARFPQEALNALVAGDLHAVHVPEEFGGAGADALATVIVIEEVARVCASSSLIPAVNKLGSLPVILSGSDDLKKRYLTPLAKGEAMFSYCLSEPDAGSDAAGMKTKAVRDGDHWVLNGVKRWITNAGVSEYYTVMAVTDPEKRSKGISAFVVEKSDPGVSFGAPEKKLGIKGSPTREVYLDNVRIPADRMIGAEGTGFATAMKTLDHTRITIAAQALGIAQGALDYAKGYVRERKQFGKPIADFQGVQFMLADMAMKLEAARQLTYAAAAKSERVDSDLTFFGAAAKCFASDAAMEITTDAVQLLGGYGYTRDYPVERMMRDAKITQIYEGTNQVQRIVMARNLP from the coding sequence GTGGCCGGATCGACCGGTAAGCCGGACTTTGACCTGTACCGCACGTCCGAGGAGCACGACGCGCTCCGGGACGCCATCCGCTCCCTCGCCGAGGCGAAGATCGCGCCGTACGCCGCCGCGGTCGACGAGGAGGCGCGCTTCCCGCAGGAGGCCCTGAACGCGCTGGTCGCGGGCGACCTGCACGCCGTCCACGTCCCCGAGGAGTTCGGCGGCGCCGGGGCCGACGCCCTCGCCACGGTCATCGTGATCGAGGAGGTGGCCCGGGTCTGCGCCTCGTCCTCGCTGATCCCCGCCGTGAACAAGCTGGGCTCGCTCCCGGTGATCCTCTCCGGCTCCGACGACCTCAAGAAGCGCTATCTGACCCCGCTGGCCAAGGGCGAGGCGATGTTCTCGTACTGCCTCTCCGAGCCGGACGCGGGCTCGGACGCCGCCGGGATGAAGACCAAGGCGGTCCGCGACGGCGACCACTGGGTCCTCAACGGGGTGAAGCGCTGGATCACCAACGCGGGCGTCTCCGAGTACTACACGGTGATGGCCGTGACCGACCCCGAGAAGCGCTCGAAGGGGATCTCCGCGTTCGTCGTCGAGAAGTCCGACCCGGGCGTCTCCTTCGGCGCCCCGGAGAAGAAGCTCGGCATCAAGGGCTCGCCGACCCGCGAGGTCTACCTCGACAACGTCCGCATCCCGGCCGACCGCATGATCGGCGCGGAGGGCACCGGCTTCGCCACCGCGATGAAGACCCTCGACCACACCCGCATCACGATCGCCGCGCAGGCGCTCGGCATCGCGCAGGGCGCGCTCGACTACGCCAAGGGCTATGTCCGCGAGCGCAAGCAGTTCGGCAAGCCCATCGCCGACTTCCAGGGCGTCCAGTTCATGCTGGCCGACATGGCGATGAAGCTGGAGGCCGCCCGCCAGCTCACCTACGCCGCCGCCGCGAAGTCCGAGCGTGTCGACTCCGACCTGACCTTCTTCGGCGCCGCCGCGAAGTGCTTCGCCTCCGACGCCGCCATGGAGATCACTACGGACGCGGTCCAGCTCCTCGGCGGCTACGGCTACACCCGTGACTACCCGGTGGAGCGCATGATGCGCGACGCCAAGATCACCCAGATTTATGAAGGCACGAATCAGGTTCAGCGGATCGTCATGGCGAGGAACCTGCCGTAG